The DNA segment CCAGCGCGGCCTACGCCCTGGGGCACCTGTCGGACGGCGCCGTGGTCGCGGCGCGGGAGCAGGCGGCGGCCCTGGTCGGCTGCGCGCCCGCGGAACTCGTGTTCACCTCGGGCGGCACGGAGAGCCTCAATCACGCTTTCAAAGGCGCGTGGGAGGCCTTTCCGACGAAGCGGCACCTCGTGACCACCGCCGTGGAACACCCCGCGGTGCGTGCGCTGGTGGCCTGGTGGAAGGCCCAGGGGGGCGAGACGACGGACGTGGGCGTGGATGGCGAGGGTCGCCTGGATCTGGATGCCCTGGAGGCCGCTGTGCGCCCTGATACCGCGCTGGTGGCGGTCATGGCCGCCAACAACGAATCCGGGGTTCTCTTCCCGGTGGCCGAAGCGGCAAGGCTGGCGAAAGCGAAGGGTGCCCTATTTTTGGTGGACGCCACCCAGGCCGCGGGGAAGATCTCCATCGACGCGGCCGCCTGGGGCGCGGATCTGCTCAGCCTCAGCGGCCACAAGTTCCACGGCCCCAAGGGCACGGGCCTGCTCATGATCCGCCGGGGCGTGCGCTTGAAACCCTTGATCCTGGGCGGCTCCCAGGAGCGGGGACGCCGCGGGGGAACGGAGAACGTCCCCGGAATCGTGGGACTCGGCCGCGCGGCGGAACTGGCGCAGGCCCGGTTGCCGGGGATGGACACCGTCCGCCGCCTGCGGGATGCGTTGGAGGCGCGGATCCTGGCGGAGATTCCGGACGCGCGGATCCACGGCGCCGGCGCCCAGCGGCTGCCCAACACCAGCCTCGTCGGATTCGCGGGGCTCGACGGGGAAGCCCTTCAGCTCAAGCTCGCCGAGCGGGGCATCTGCGTGTCCACCGGCAGCGCCTGCAGCACCGGCATGCGCGAGCCCAGCCACGTCCTCCGGGCGATGGGGATCCCCGACGTCTACGCCCAGGGCACCGTCCGCTTCAGCCTCGGCCTGGATGCGACCGAGGCGCAGATCGCCGTAGTTGCGGGGCTTCTCCCCGGGCTGGTGGCGGACCTGCGCGCGCTCGCCATTCGCTGAGGCGACGGGAAGAAAGGAAACACCGTTAGCTGATAAAGCATTCTCTTTGGCTTGTCTTGGTGCCTTGGTGGTGAATCGGTTCTCTTCTTTCACTGGCTGAGCAGTTCCTTTGCGTAATGCGCCACGGCGTAGGGCAGCCAGCGGCGGCCGGGAAGATCCCGGCTGAGGTAGCCCATGTGTCCGCCCTGCGCTTCGAGATGGAGGTGCACCGCCGGCGGGAGATCTGCTTGGGCGACGTGCTGCCAGGGGATGAAGGGATCGTCCTTCGCCGCGAGGATGACGGTGGGCACGGTGATCTTCGACAGGTGGGGGCGCGCCGAGCATTGGGCGTAGTAATCGTCGGCGTCCCGGAAGCCTGCAGCGCGGGTGGTGTAGGCGTCGTCGAACTGCCGGAGGCTCATGAGAGGGCCCGTGCGGTAGGCGTCGGGGATGAGTCCATCCTCCAGGCGTTGCCGGATGGCGGCCCGGCAGCGCCGGATGAAGCGCAGTTCATAGAGGCGGCTGAGCCCGGCGTGGATGGTGCGGGAGCAGGCGGCGAGATCCACCGGCGGATTCACGGCGATGGCGGCGTCGGGCTGCGCGGCGGGTGCGGGCAGGCCGCCGCCGAGGTTGAGCAGCAGGGCGTTGGCGGAGAGGGAGTAGGCGATGGCCAGTTGGCGCAGGTCCGGATGCCGTTCGCGCGCGGCGGCGAAGGCGGCGCCCAGATCGTCGCCCGATCCGCTGTGGTAGGGCCGCTTCGCGAGGCCCCGTCCCGCGCCGCAGCCGCGGTGGTTCACGGTCCACACGTGGTGCCCCGCTTCCCGCGCGATGGCGACCGTGCGGCGCACGTAGTGGGCCTGATCGTCCCCGCCCAGGCCGTGGAATACCAGAACGAGGACGCCCGTCTCTCCCGGATAGTGGCGCCCCGCGAGTTCATCTCCGTCGGGTAGCGCGATCCGGAACGGGGTGGAGGGATGGGCTGGCGGTTCGCCCGGAAGGTAGTTCCCCAGGATCGTTTGCAGATGTCCCGAAGCCGCCCACCAGGGCGCGCGGCAGGGCAGGGGCGGGGGAGCGGGCGGACGCATCCCTCCAGTGTGGCCCAGGGAGAAGAGGCTCAGTCCTTCCGCTTGAACACCAGCTTGTAGGTGAAGGGCGCCTCCAGTTTGGGATGGGCGTAGGTCACCTGGAGGGCCAGCGAGTCCCCATCCTTCCGCATCACGTAGGCGTAGGTCAGGGTGTAGCTGTCGCCGACGAGCGTCTGGGTCATCGTCCGTCCCTCTTTGGCGAGGGTCGCCTTGAATGTCGCGTCGTCGCTGCGTTTCC comes from the Geothrix sp. 21YS21S-4 genome and includes:
- a CDS encoding YheT family hydrolase, whose protein sequence is MRPPAPPPLPCRAPWWAASGHLQTILGNYLPGEPPAHPSTPFRIALPDGDELAGRHYPGETGVLVLVFHGLGGDDQAHYVRRTVAIAREAGHHVWTVNHRGCGAGRGLAKRPYHSGSGDDLGAAFAAARERHPDLRQLAIAYSLSANALLLNLGGGLPAPAAQPDAAIAVNPPVDLAACSRTIHAGLSRLYELRFIRRCRAAIRQRLEDGLIPDAYRTGPLMSLRQFDDAYTTRAAGFRDADDYYAQCSARPHLSKITVPTVILAAKDDPFIPWQHVAQADLPPAVHLHLEAQGGHMGYLSRDLPGRRWLPYAVAHYAKELLSQ
- a CDS encoding cysteine desulfurase family protein; translated protein: MELIYLDHNATTALDPQVFEAMRPWFTERFGNASAAYALGHLSDGAVVAAREQAAALVGCAPAELVFTSGGTESLNHAFKGAWEAFPTKRHLVTTAVEHPAVRALVAWWKAQGGETTDVGVDGEGRLDLDALEAAVRPDTALVAVMAANNESGVLFPVAEAARLAKAKGALFLVDATQAAGKISIDAAAWGADLLSLSGHKFHGPKGTGLLMIRRGVRLKPLILGGSQERGRRGGTENVPGIVGLGRAAELAQARLPGMDTVRRLRDALEARILAEIPDARIHGAGAQRLPNTSLVGFAGLDGEALQLKLAERGICVSTGSACSTGMREPSHVLRAMGIPDVYAQGTVRFSLGLDATEAQIAVVAGLLPGLVADLRALAIR